One region of Lytechinus pictus isolate F3 Inbred chromosome 8, Lp3.0, whole genome shotgun sequence genomic DNA includes:
- the LOC129266730 gene encoding serine protease nudel-like isoform X2 — protein MTSEESVRIELRETGGESDTQTRASPLPSGPLLSTNGGPAAAENGGKPQMDDGYETKQTFSKKRKRVYKFVCLSLVVTLLAVLVISLSVSQIGSSHKKTGSQTSTVATMTEQIRWDLTSRPTVPAVILNIDSISVSLSLTFPSSTYKDTYSDRNSLDYREIESNFTRNIDGVLQNGEFSTVYDRVTVDDIRSGSIIIDMTIHLTGIPIHLHGNLASVGIPEMELILGMKVQTNLEDGYPSDDVVIFKLNGAKISASSLTTIAQEISIPIVHNPRCFQCSSSPDCIPLSWKCDGDTDCNEGEDEMNCSCDEGFLCSSGVCVDQSYRCDGLPDCDAGEDEMNCTCNSVAEYRCPSTQSCIPKGALCDFNPDCPHHEDESESVCHFDSFAENTNLTIGSSRAISLPINRQETGFIGPGSFGLWFFSSPENPAEFLINITISFRGSGGSFVKLGTGLNATRGHLAAFTESDAMSPGDLNPFYARSENIWVIIYQSDYDIVEGAFSVTAVLATDCADGEIACQFSPECIPPGGRCDGNEDCTFTGSRTYIETVFVRHEK, from the exons ATTGAACTGAGGGAGACCGGAGGAGAGTCGGACACCCAGACGAGAGCCTCCCCTCTCCCATCTGGACCTCTGCTTTCTACCAACGGAGGACCAGCCGCCGCAGAAAATGGCGGGAAACCGCAGATGGATGACGGGTACGAAACGAAGCAGACATTTagcaagaaaaggaaaagggtcTACAAATTCGTCTGCCTATCGTTGGTTGTTACTCTCCTAGCGGTGCTCGTTATAAGTTTATCAGTCTCGCAAATAG GTTCATCACATAAAAAGACAGGATCTCAAACATCCACAGTTGCAACTATGACCGAGC aAATCAGATGGGACCTCACAAGCAGACCAACAGTACCCGCTGTTATTCTTAATATAG ATAGTATATCAGTCTCTTTATCACTCACATTCCCCTCATCAACGTACAAGGACACTTACTCAGATCGTAACTCACTAGATTACAGGGAGATAGAGTCAAACTTTACGAGAAAT ATAGATGGCGTCCTACAAAATGGCGAATTTTCAACCGTCTATGACAGAGTCACAGTTGATGATATAAG ATCAGGTAGTATCATCATCGATATGACCATTCATCTTACTGGTATACCAATACATCTCCATGGCAACCTAGCATCAGTTGGCATTCCTGAAATGGAGTTAATTCTCGGAATGAAGGTGCAAACCAATTTAGAAGATGGATACCCATCAGATGACGTAGtgattttcaaattaaatggtG CTAAAATCAGCGCTTCATCTCTGACGACCATAGCACAAG AGATCAGTATTCCTATAGTTCACAATCCAAGATGTTTCCAATGTTCTTCTAGCCCTGACTGTATACCACTCTCCTGGAAATGTGACGGCGATACGGATTGTAATGAGGGTGAAGATGAAATGAATTGCT CATGCGATGAAGGTTTCTTATGCAGTAGTGGAGTTTGCGTGGATCAGAGCTATCGATGTGACGGGTTGCCTGACTGTGATGCAGGGGAGGATGAAATGAACT GCACGTGTAACTCAGTTGCAGAATACAGATGTCCGTCCACCCAATCTTGCATTCCAAAGGGCGCCCTCTGTGACTTTAATCCTGACTGCCCTCATCATGAAGATGAATCTGAGAGTGTTTGTCATTTCGATTCATTTGCTG AAAACACGAATCTTACAATCGGTAGCAGCCGTGCCATTAGTCTACCAATCAATCGGCAGGAGACCGGATTTATTGGACCCGGTTCCTTCGGTCTTTGGTTCTTTAGCTCTCCCGAAAACCCGGCTGAATTTCTTATTAACATTACGATCAGCTTCAGGGGCAGCGGTGGATCTTTTGTCAAATTGGGGACCGGTCTCAATGCAACGCGGGGCCATCTGGCCGCGTTTACCGAATCCGACGCCATGAGCCCAGGTGATTTGAATCCGTTTTACGCGAGGAGTGAGAATATCTGGGTGATCATCTACCAGAGCGATTATGACATCGTAGAGGGCGCTTTCAGTGTGACTGCAGTTCTAGCAACGG ATTGCGCAGATGGAGAAATCGCCTGCCAGTTCTCACCGGAATGCATCCCGCCCGGAGGACGTTGCGATGGTAACGAAGATTGTACATTCACTG
- the LOC129266730 gene encoding serine protease nudel-like isoform X1, translating to MTSEESVRIELRETGGESDTQTRASPLPSGPLLSTNGGPAAAENGGKPQMDDGYETKQTFSKKRKRVYKFVCLSLVVTLLAVLVISLSVSQIGSSHKKTGSQTSTVATMTEQIRWDLTSRPTVPAVILNIDSISVSLSLTFPSSTYKDTYSDRNSLDYREIESNFTRNIDGVLQNGEFSTVYDRVTVDDIRSGSIIIDMTIHLTGIPIHLHGNLASVGIPEMELILGMKVQTNLEDGYPSDDVVIFKLNGAKISASSLTTIAQEISIPIVHNPRCFQCSSSPDCIPLSWKCDGDTDCNEGEDEMNCSCDEGFLCSSGVCVDQSYRCDGLPDCDAGEDEMNCTCNSVAEYRCPSTQSCIPKGALCDFNPDCPHHEDESESVCHFDSFAENTNLTIGSSRAISLPINRQETGFIGPGSFGLWFFSSPENPAEFLINITISFRGSGGSFVKLGTGLNATRGHLAAFTESDAMSPGDLNPFYARSENIWVIIYQSDYDIVEGAFSVTAVLATDCADGEIACQFSPECIPPGGRCDGNEDCTFTGEDETLCLSPPDPDEMNNNYTEYSSSSDSFSSSAYFGN from the exons ATTGAACTGAGGGAGACCGGAGGAGAGTCGGACACCCAGACGAGAGCCTCCCCTCTCCCATCTGGACCTCTGCTTTCTACCAACGGAGGACCAGCCGCCGCAGAAAATGGCGGGAAACCGCAGATGGATGACGGGTACGAAACGAAGCAGACATTTagcaagaaaaggaaaagggtcTACAAATTCGTCTGCCTATCGTTGGTTGTTACTCTCCTAGCGGTGCTCGTTATAAGTTTATCAGTCTCGCAAATAG GTTCATCACATAAAAAGACAGGATCTCAAACATCCACAGTTGCAACTATGACCGAGC aAATCAGATGGGACCTCACAAGCAGACCAACAGTACCCGCTGTTATTCTTAATATAG ATAGTATATCAGTCTCTTTATCACTCACATTCCCCTCATCAACGTACAAGGACACTTACTCAGATCGTAACTCACTAGATTACAGGGAGATAGAGTCAAACTTTACGAGAAAT ATAGATGGCGTCCTACAAAATGGCGAATTTTCAACCGTCTATGACAGAGTCACAGTTGATGATATAAG ATCAGGTAGTATCATCATCGATATGACCATTCATCTTACTGGTATACCAATACATCTCCATGGCAACCTAGCATCAGTTGGCATTCCTGAAATGGAGTTAATTCTCGGAATGAAGGTGCAAACCAATTTAGAAGATGGATACCCATCAGATGACGTAGtgattttcaaattaaatggtG CTAAAATCAGCGCTTCATCTCTGACGACCATAGCACAAG AGATCAGTATTCCTATAGTTCACAATCCAAGATGTTTCCAATGTTCTTCTAGCCCTGACTGTATACCACTCTCCTGGAAATGTGACGGCGATACGGATTGTAATGAGGGTGAAGATGAAATGAATTGCT CATGCGATGAAGGTTTCTTATGCAGTAGTGGAGTTTGCGTGGATCAGAGCTATCGATGTGACGGGTTGCCTGACTGTGATGCAGGGGAGGATGAAATGAACT GCACGTGTAACTCAGTTGCAGAATACAGATGTCCGTCCACCCAATCTTGCATTCCAAAGGGCGCCCTCTGTGACTTTAATCCTGACTGCCCTCATCATGAAGATGAATCTGAGAGTGTTTGTCATTTCGATTCATTTGCTG AAAACACGAATCTTACAATCGGTAGCAGCCGTGCCATTAGTCTACCAATCAATCGGCAGGAGACCGGATTTATTGGACCCGGTTCCTTCGGTCTTTGGTTCTTTAGCTCTCCCGAAAACCCGGCTGAATTTCTTATTAACATTACGATCAGCTTCAGGGGCAGCGGTGGATCTTTTGTCAAATTGGGGACCGGTCTCAATGCAACGCGGGGCCATCTGGCCGCGTTTACCGAATCCGACGCCATGAGCCCAGGTGATTTGAATCCGTTTTACGCGAGGAGTGAGAATATCTGGGTGATCATCTACCAGAGCGATTATGACATCGTAGAGGGCGCTTTCAGTGTGACTGCAGTTCTAGCAACGG ATTGCGCAGATGGAGAAATCGCCTGCCAGTTCTCACCGGAATGCATCCCGCCCGGAGGACGTTGCGATGGTAACGAAGATTGTACATTCACTGGTGAGGATGAGACACTTTGCCTCTCTCCTCCCGATCCCgatgaaatgaacaataattataCAGAGTACTCAAGCAGCTCGGATTCGTTTAGCTCATCAGCCTATTTCGGGAACTAA
- the LOC129266730 gene encoding serine protease nudel-like isoform X3, which translates to MDDGYETKQTFSKKRKRVYKFVCLSLVVTLLAVLVISLSVSQIGSSHKKTGSQTSTVATMTEQIRWDLTSRPTVPAVILNIDSISVSLSLTFPSSTYKDTYSDRNSLDYREIESNFTRNIDGVLQNGEFSTVYDRVTVDDIRSGSIIIDMTIHLTGIPIHLHGNLASVGIPEMELILGMKVQTNLEDGYPSDDVVIFKLNGAKISASSLTTIAQEISIPIVHNPRCFQCSSSPDCIPLSWKCDGDTDCNEGEDEMNCSCDEGFLCSSGVCVDQSYRCDGLPDCDAGEDEMNCTCNSVAEYRCPSTQSCIPKGALCDFNPDCPHHEDESESVCHFDSFAENTNLTIGSSRAISLPINRQETGFIGPGSFGLWFFSSPENPAEFLINITISFRGSGGSFVKLGTGLNATRGHLAAFTESDAMSPGDLNPFYARSENIWVIIYQSDYDIVEGAFSVTAVLATDCADGEIACQFSPECIPPGGRCDGNEDCTFTGSRTYIETVFVRHEK; encoded by the exons ATGGATGACGGGTACGAAACGAAGCAGACATTTagcaagaaaaggaaaagggtcTACAAATTCGTCTGCCTATCGTTGGTTGTTACTCTCCTAGCGGTGCTCGTTATAAGTTTATCAGTCTCGCAAATAG GTTCATCACATAAAAAGACAGGATCTCAAACATCCACAGTTGCAACTATGACCGAGC aAATCAGATGGGACCTCACAAGCAGACCAACAGTACCCGCTGTTATTCTTAATATAG ATAGTATATCAGTCTCTTTATCACTCACATTCCCCTCATCAACGTACAAGGACACTTACTCAGATCGTAACTCACTAGATTACAGGGAGATAGAGTCAAACTTTACGAGAAAT ATAGATGGCGTCCTACAAAATGGCGAATTTTCAACCGTCTATGACAGAGTCACAGTTGATGATATAAG ATCAGGTAGTATCATCATCGATATGACCATTCATCTTACTGGTATACCAATACATCTCCATGGCAACCTAGCATCAGTTGGCATTCCTGAAATGGAGTTAATTCTCGGAATGAAGGTGCAAACCAATTTAGAAGATGGATACCCATCAGATGACGTAGtgattttcaaattaaatggtG CTAAAATCAGCGCTTCATCTCTGACGACCATAGCACAAG AGATCAGTATTCCTATAGTTCACAATCCAAGATGTTTCCAATGTTCTTCTAGCCCTGACTGTATACCACTCTCCTGGAAATGTGACGGCGATACGGATTGTAATGAGGGTGAAGATGAAATGAATTGCT CATGCGATGAAGGTTTCTTATGCAGTAGTGGAGTTTGCGTGGATCAGAGCTATCGATGTGACGGGTTGCCTGACTGTGATGCAGGGGAGGATGAAATGAACT GCACGTGTAACTCAGTTGCAGAATACAGATGTCCGTCCACCCAATCTTGCATTCCAAAGGGCGCCCTCTGTGACTTTAATCCTGACTGCCCTCATCATGAAGATGAATCTGAGAGTGTTTGTCATTTCGATTCATTTGCTG AAAACACGAATCTTACAATCGGTAGCAGCCGTGCCATTAGTCTACCAATCAATCGGCAGGAGACCGGATTTATTGGACCCGGTTCCTTCGGTCTTTGGTTCTTTAGCTCTCCCGAAAACCCGGCTGAATTTCTTATTAACATTACGATCAGCTTCAGGGGCAGCGGTGGATCTTTTGTCAAATTGGGGACCGGTCTCAATGCAACGCGGGGCCATCTGGCCGCGTTTACCGAATCCGACGCCATGAGCCCAGGTGATTTGAATCCGTTTTACGCGAGGAGTGAGAATATCTGGGTGATCATCTACCAGAGCGATTATGACATCGTAGAGGGCGCTTTCAGTGTGACTGCAGTTCTAGCAACGG ATTGCGCAGATGGAGAAATCGCCTGCCAGTTCTCACCGGAATGCATCCCGCCCGGAGGACGTTGCGATGGTAACGAAGATTGTACATTCACTG